The following proteins are co-located in the Bombus pascuorum chromosome 3, iyBomPasc1.1, whole genome shotgun sequence genome:
- the LOC132905669 gene encoding leucine-rich repeat protein 1-like, which translates to MFYCELLKNILSRCIVANIYLNYHLFNMKLHCNIKVNNRLFTTNVITRKSLRSIIKIGRETVKNTDIYLLWQTLQNKHGTKYKINNNVDKIYTKFIDEGKATIRFIEPPHDLIIQSDKIQLKSFIHVLKLAVIKKVDPPVLDISNLNPKCMSSLPKIKVVVNKSEYPTLEGFPRTTEELYIVGLNRKSFDRQILRLQSLRILNLSENQISSLPNEIGTLQHLQELVLSQNRLDKALKWAWLDQVAIRSNLKLLDISNNRLYKLPQQIGKLESLVNLKASQNMLSFLPQSLGKLHNLKYLDVSKNKLRYLPGSIRNLHFITVDVSRNEFSSVDYALYSRCKTNVPSLTECAATSFLKTRCSYDASIIPLTLVKYLDEAKYCLCGNPCFHYYLRKFVSFDCNIATNMIKSTESALLPFDCYFCSSKCIYYPPLYK; encoded by the exons atgttttattGTGAGctattaaaaaacatattgTCACGGTGTATAGTTGCAAATATCTATttaaacta TCATCTGTTTAACATGAAACttcattgtaatataaaagtaaacaaTAGATTATTTACAACAAATGTAATAACAAGGAAGTCACTACGTtccataataaaaattggaagagAAACTGTAAAAAATACAGACATATATCTGCTTTGGCAAACATTACAAAATAAGCATGGTACTAAATATAAG attaataataatgtagacaaaatatatacaaaatttattgatgAAGGAAAAGCTACAATTCGCTTTATAGAACCACCTCatgatttaattattcaatctGATAAAATTCAACTCAAAAGTTTTATTCACGTTTTAAAACTTGCAGTAATTAAAAAGGTTGATCCACCAGTTcttgatatttcaaatttaaaccCAAAATGTATGAGTTCTTTACCAAAGATTAAAGTAGTGGTTAATAAATCTGAATATCCAACTTTAGAAGGTTTTCCAAGAACAACTGaagaattatatatagtaGGATTAAATAGGAAATCATTCGATAGGCAAATTTTAAGACTCCAAAGcttaagaattttaaatttgtctGAAAATCAGATTTCATCTTTACCAAACGAAATTGGCACTTTACAGCATTTACAAGAACTTGTTTTATCACAAAACCGGCTTGATAAGGCTTTAAAATGGGCATGGTTAGATCAAGTTGCTATAAGATCTAACTTAAAATTATTGGATATAAGTAATAATAGG ttATACAAATTACCACAACAAATTGGAAAACTTGAGAGTCTTGTTAATTTGAAGGCTAGTCAGAATATGTTATCATTCTTACCACAGAGTCTTGGGAagttacataatttaaaatatttagatgtATCGAAAAACAAATTACGTTACTTACCTGGAAGTATAaggaatttacattttattacagTAGACGTATCAAGAAATGAGTTTTCTTCTGTAGATTATGCATTATATTCTAGGTGTAAAACAAATGTGCCAAGTTTAACTGAATGTGCAGCCACGTCATTTCTGAAAACAAG atgtTCATATGATGCAAGCATAATTCCACTTACATTGGTAAAGTATTTAGATGAGGCAAAGTATTGTCTCTGTGGAAATCCATGTTTTCATTATTAtctaagaaaatttgtaagttTTGATTGCAATATAGCAACAAATATGATAAAGTCAACAGAATCTGCTCTACTACCGTTTGATTGCTACTTCTGTTcaagtaaatgtatatattatccaccgctttataaataa